The Desulfuromonas acetoxidans DSM 684 genome has a segment encoding these proteins:
- a CDS encoding TonB-dependent receptor — protein sequence MAFTLPWKYRGVVYPLALLFVLVSINPVQGEQITELETILVTASAEKEDHPDQVGQEELRHEHVVDLAELLSQQSASTTLIRKSGYGNEIALRGFGKANLRVLYDNAMVEGACGSRKDPALSHVPLLAVRKVNVQPGPFDVSRQGGLGGAISVETVDPSAEEQAEVWLKGGSFDYRSGAVQVTGGNDTIQALLGYAATEMDPYEDGDGHKLTDFAPAGRPYSNEGEDQEAFTKQDVWGKLRWNINQQHSLTLSHTYGKAEDVLTPRVAVDIEKERTTLTQLHYDAFELCPYSDHLQVRLYHHDVQHNPFDRYRDLVGAGLPSFHRRFEARSTFRGASLSNTVERAWGELTVGLTHDHQDWNADAYNNDADILINDQFIPDVDHDMWAGYAQIKVLTGPVTWRSGIRYDDSTMEAGDTLKFSHAITDSNRQHDRTASGYLFASWYPTDFSRLFVGVGRSVRLPTGAERYLQGSPTFYGNPDLDPTINHELDLGTTLDGVWGQWTIKGFYSDLDDYIYQQASPAKTWVNIDAHIYGIETRWNKEIVNGLTLDAGYAWQRGRKDDQPANNDDKDLSEIPPWKTRLGLEYENNRWAVRAEWLHSGKASQIDEEAGEVQLADWDVVNLTASYHYSEHWSFHLGVENLFDESYAVANSYEYDVVSGSAITPPIVYEPGRMIYFSVISRW from the coding sequence ATGGCTTTTACTCTGCCATGGAAATACAGGGGAGTGGTGTATCCGCTCGCCCTGCTGTTTGTGTTGGTCTCCATCAACCCTGTTCAGGGTGAACAGATCACTGAGCTGGAGACCATTTTGGTAACGGCTTCTGCAGAAAAAGAGGATCATCCCGACCAGGTTGGCCAAGAGGAACTGCGTCATGAACATGTTGTGGACTTGGCCGAGCTGCTCAGCCAGCAATCGGCCAGTACGACACTGATCCGCAAAAGCGGCTACGGCAATGAGATTGCCCTGCGCGGCTTTGGCAAGGCCAACCTGCGGGTGTTGTATGACAATGCGATGGTCGAGGGCGCCTGCGGCAGTCGCAAAGACCCGGCGTTGTCCCACGTGCCGCTGCTGGCCGTGCGCAAGGTCAACGTCCAACCCGGCCCGTTTGATGTCAGCCGTCAGGGCGGACTCGGCGGCGCTATCAGCGTTGAAACCGTCGACCCCAGTGCTGAAGAGCAGGCCGAAGTGTGGTTGAAAGGTGGCAGCTTTGATTATCGCAGCGGTGCCGTTCAGGTGACCGGCGGTAACGACACCATCCAGGCATTGCTCGGTTACGCGGCAACAGAGATGGATCCGTATGAAGACGGCGATGGCCACAAACTGACCGATTTTGCCCCGGCTGGGCGTCCTTACTCCAACGAGGGAGAGGACCAGGAAGCATTTACCAAGCAGGATGTGTGGGGCAAGCTGCGCTGGAACATCAACCAGCAACACAGCCTGACTCTTTCACACACCTACGGCAAGGCCGAAGATGTGTTGACGCCGCGAGTGGCCGTCGACATCGAAAAAGAGCGCACCACCCTCACCCAACTGCACTATGATGCGTTTGAGTTGTGCCCTTACAGTGACCATCTGCAGGTGCGCCTCTATCATCACGATGTTCAGCACAATCCCTTTGACCGCTATCGGGACTTGGTTGGTGCCGGTCTGCCATCGTTCCATCGTCGATTTGAGGCACGCTCGACGTTTCGCGGCGCTTCGCTGAGCAACACGGTGGAACGCGCCTGGGGTGAACTGACCGTGGGGCTGACCCATGATCATCAGGATTGGAACGCCGATGCCTATAACAACGATGCCGACATTCTGATCAATGACCAGTTCATTCCCGATGTCGACCACGATATGTGGGCAGGCTATGCCCAGATCAAGGTTCTCACCGGTCCGGTAACCTGGCGCAGCGGCATCCGTTATGATGATTCGACCATGGAAGCCGGTGACACATTGAAATTCAGCCATGCCATCACCGACAGCAACCGCCAACATGACCGCACTGCCAGCGGCTATCTGTTTGCCAGCTGGTATCCAACCGATTTCAGTCGTCTGTTTGTCGGCGTCGGCCGCAGCGTACGCCTGCCCACCGGCGCAGAGCGTTACCTGCAAGGCTCTCCCACCTTTTACGGCAATCCTGACCTTGATCCAACCATTAACCATGAGCTTGACCTCGGCACGACCCTCGACGGTGTATGGGGGCAGTGGACGATCAAAGGATTTTATTCGGATCTGGATGATTACATCTATCAGCAAGCCTCACCGGCCAAGACCTGGGTCAATATCGACGCCCATATCTACGGCATTGAAACCCGCTGGAACAAAGAGATCGTCAACGGCCTGACTCTGGATGCCGGTTACGCTTGGCAACGCGGGCGCAAAGATGACCAACCGGCAAACAATGACGATAAAGACCTCAGTGAAATCCCACCCTGGAAAACCCGTCTGGGCCTGGAATATGAAAACAATCGCTGGGCCGTGCGCGCAGAGTGGTTGCATTCCGGTAAAGCCAGTCAGATTGACGAGGAGGCCGGAGAGGTGCAACTGGCCGACTGGGACGTGGTGAATCTGACAGCCAGTTATCATTACTCGGAGCATTGGTCGTTCCATCTCGGTGTGGAAAATCTGTTTGATGAAAGCTATGCCGTGGCCAATTCCTATGAATACGATGTGGTCAGTGGTTCCGCCATCACGCCACCGATTGTTTACGAGCCGGGACGGATGATCTATTTCAGTGTCATCAGCCGCTGGTAA
- a CDS encoding DUF2325 domain-containing protein: MSVLIVGADRIQSMVPKMEAMGVEQVTHWDTRRYKASKNKIPEHVDLVIFFTDFLHHTVALKLKEKVKSLGLPTIYCRRAWSEMAPELQKQLENER; encoded by the coding sequence ATGTCAGTCCTAATCGTTGGAGCAGACCGCATTCAGTCCATGGTCCCCAAAATGGAGGCCATGGGTGTAGAACAGGTAACCCATTGGGATACACGCCGTTACAAGGCCAGTAAAAACAAAATTCCCGAGCATGTTGACCTGGTGATCTTCTTTACCGATTTCCTCCATCACACCGTGGCCTTGAAACTTAAAGAGAAAGTTAAAAGTCTTGGACTGCCGACAATTTACTGCCGTCGCGCTTGGAGTGAAATGGCTCCAGAGCTGCAAAAACAACTCGAAAATGAGAGGTAA